Proteins from one Gossypium raimondii isolate GPD5lz chromosome 8, ASM2569854v1, whole genome shotgun sequence genomic window:
- the LOC105790302 gene encoding eukaryotic translation initiation factor 4G isoform X1 — protein sequence MSFKQSRSDKSEQQQYRKLGRSASSNQQQRTSSGGYGEGGGGGPAPSSSLSSSSSSSRSFKKSNNAQGGQPRVNTPAVNSTESSNASAARNIQTGARVQPQLQGASNMPVASGVAKPVGPPANQRSTQAVPKAPTSQSATLSSDSSFSTHPTKGDASQAFSLQFGSISPGSMNGMQIPAQTSSAPPNLDEQKRDQAFHGSSVKSVSNLPTTVPRQQLPRKDSVATGQSNSGEAHPMPMVKKDVQASAGPAVNQTQKSSHLNIPMASMQMPFHHQPQVPMQFGVTNPHIQSQSPSVSATSIQMPLYMPIPMENDPQVMQQQLLVPGLSPHPLPLQGMMHQGQGLSYTPPLGGQLAPQLGNLGMGIAPQYPQQQGGKFSVPRKTTVKITHPLTREELRLNKQTDTYLDSGSSGPRSHPIAPSQSQPVPSFAPHSINYYSNPYNTNSIFYPPPNTLQLSSSQIAVAPNAQGLRFNYPVGQSLQNISYMNSAAGHGSLPANKPVNLKHGTLESPSVELACDVHDVASSASSGITQVTVKPAIVSAGEKVTDSSLSINLPPVEKVGSLKSSVPSSDGSLSQAQRDLDTCQESSVQQPKCESESLASNSLPATAKRVQATNLDEFVSPAPAAMSEESVRVVVSNDSGRDSLTYSNSVKDYQKKPGKEGHIQPPNQSMSTSYLASHTAEHSMSSDSAVSDTIRAKTALVSSSAAYVLPQPTKKLTSINGSSTSSIDLRTDRKREGLTSDSSEVSGTGSNVDCLDMVQHANIDGSSKLDEQLKPEINRIKDPLKSMELESDQNSALKASSTSDIVPTFVTARPMLDEDVGASIENKRVSDSMDFSSSKVSESTDLESSHVVITFGSNASAKAIDSNEVTVTKSGASDQQSTLVTTTDLFDSSSKYEGGGVPVPSSKDKTALDLSRTKSTSAKGRKKRQEFLEKADAAGTTSDRYIAFKSPEEKKETVVPSASAESNCTGVDLKLVSHESPQVDSTGSEELAQDKAQLDDWEDVADSCAPKLETSNNGEKAHEGLINIEKDGSGNISKKYSRDFLLKFAEQCTDLPQGFEIASDIAEPLMTPNVNGSHLVDRDSYPSPGRKMDRQSSGSRLDRRGSGMVDNERWVKLPGSFRPGRDLRLDPSYGAAASFQPVQGGNFGIVRHPRAQTSLPFVGGILAGPMHPMGLQGGMPRNSPDTDRWQPVANYSQKGLISSPQTPLQTMHRAARKYEMGKVTDEETLKQRQLKAILNKLTPQNFEKLFEQVKAVNIDNAVTLKGVISQIFDKALMEPTFCEMYANFCYHLAGELPDFSEGNEKITFKRLLLNKCQEEFERGEREQEEANKVEEVGEAKRSEEEREEKRVKARRRMLGNIRLIGEVYKKKMLTERIMHECIKKLLGEYENPDEEDIEALCKLMSTIGEMIDYPKAKVYMDAYFERMAKLSNNVKLSSRVRFMLKDAIDLRKNKWQQRRKVDGPKKIEEVHRDAAQERQAQASRLAHGPGINPAARRAPSDFGPRASVLSSPGPQVGSFRGSSTQLRGFRAQDARMDDRLRIETRTLLVPLPQRPVGDDAIALGPQGGLARGMGFRRPPAMPSTPLADVSPISGDSRRLAAGSNGFSSLPERATYGSREEFMPRDMRERFAAPAAYDQLSSREPGMNFSNRDSRNPNRPLAASPARGQTSGFTQNTSPERGWSEERLQEMSMATIREFYSARDEKEVALCIKDLNSQSFHPTMIALWVTDSFERKDMERHLLAKLLVNLARSRDGVLSQDQLVKGFESVLSTLEDVVNDAPKAAEFLGHIFAKIIVENVVTLNEIGRLIYDGGEEPGRLLETGLAADVLGSTLGVINTEKGETVLNEIRASSSLRLEDFRPPHSNKSSILEKFI from the exons TTTTAAGAAGTCTAACAATGCACAAGGAGGGCAACCTAGGGTAAATACTCCGGCTGTAAATTCTACTGAGTCTAGTAATGCTTCTGCTGCTCGTAATATACAAACTGGTGCACGTGTACAGCCCCAATTGCAAG GAGCATCCAATATGCCGGTTGCAAGTGGTGTTGCCAAGCCGGTTGGCCCACCTGCCAATCAGAGAAGCACCCAAGCTGTTCCGAAGGCTCCAACTTCTCAATCTGCCACCTTGAGTTCTGACAGTAGTTTTTCCACACACCCCACAAAGG GAGATGCATCCCAAGCATTCTCTTTACAGTTTGGGTCCATAAGTCCTGGTTCAATGAACGGAATGCAG ATTCCAGCACAAACTAGCTCAGCACCCCCAAATTTGGATGAGCAGAAACGCGATCAG GCATTCCATGGTTCTTCTGTTAAATCTGTGTCAAATTTGCCCACTACTGTTCCTAGGCAGCAGCTACCGAGAAAAGATTCAGTTGCAACTGGCCAATCTAATTCTGGGGAGGCTCACCCCATGCCCATGGTCAAAAAAGATGTACAAGCCTCTGCAGGACCCGCTGTGAACCAGACACAGAAGTCATCTCATCTTAATATTCCCATGGCCTCAATGCAAATGCCATTTCATCACCAACCTCAGGTTCCCATGCAATTTGGTGTGACTAATCCACATATTCAGTCTCAGTCTCCGAGTGTAAGTGCTACTTCAATCCAGATGCCATTGTATATGCCAATACCGATGGAAAATGACCCTCAGGTGATGCAGCAGCAACTTTTAGTCCCAGGTCTTTCGCCTCACCCATTGCCACTTCAGGGAATGATGCATCAGGGTCAGGGCTTGAGTTACACACCACCTTTGGGTGGTCAGCTTGCACCCCAATTGGGCAACTTGGGAATGGGCATTGCCCCTCAGTATCCTCAACAGCAAGGAGGGAAGTTCAGTGTTCCTCGAAAAACTACTGTCAAGATTACACACCCTTTGACTCGCGAAGAATTAAGGCTTAATAAACAAACAGATACATATTTAGACAGTGGGTCATCAGGTCCAAGGTCTCATCCTATTGCGCCTTCTCAATCCCAACCAGTTCCATCATTTGCTCCTCATTCAATCAACTATTATTCCAATCCCTACAATACCAATTCTATCTTTTATCCACCTCCAAATACTCTGCAATTGTCTAGTAGCCAGATAGCAGTAGCACCAAATGCCCAAGGGCTGAGATTTAATTATCCTGTTGGCCAGAGTCTTCAAAACATTTCTTATATGAACTCAGCAGCTGGCCATGGTTCACTTCCAGCTAATAAACCCGTAAATCTTAAACATGGTACTTTAGAATCACCAAGTGTGGAACTGGCATGTGATGTTCACGATGTAGCATCCTCTGCTTCATCTGGCATAACACAGGTTACAGTCAAGCCAGCAATTGTTTCTGCTGGAGAAAAGGTGACAGATTCAtctttatcaattaatttgCCCCCTGTTGAAAAGGTTGGATCACTAAAATCTTCAGTACCATCTAGTGACGGTAGCTTATCTCAGGCTCAAAGAGATTTGGATACTTGTCAAGAGAGCTCTGTACAGCAGCCAAAATGTGAAAGTGAATCATTAGCATCCAATTCATTGCCAGCTACAGCAAAAAGAGTTCAAGCAACTAACTTGGATGAGTTCGTATCTCCTGCTCCAGCTGCTATGTCTGAGGAGTCAGTTCGGGTTGTTGTCAGTAATGACAGCGGGAGGGACAGTTTGACCTACTCTAACTCTGTAAAAGATTATCAGAAGAAGCCGGGTAAGGAAGGACATATTCAGCCACCAAATCAG TCCATGTCAACATCCTACTTGGCTTCCCACACTGCAGAACACAGTATGTCCTCAGACAGTGCAGTCTCTGACACTATAAGGGCCAAAACAGCTTTAGTATCATCATCAGCTGCTTATGTTTTGCCACAACCTACCAAGAAGTTAACATCAATTAATGGTTCTTCAACTTCTTCTATAGATCTGAGGACAGACAGGAAGAGAGAAGGCTTAACCTCTGATTCATCTGAAGTTTCTGGTACTGGCAGTAATGTTGATTGCTTGGACATGGTTCAGCATGCTAATATAGATGGTTCTTCCAAGCTTGATGAGCAACTGAAACCTGAAATTAATAGAATTAAGGATCCCTTGAAATCTATGGAGCTTGAATCCGATCAGAATTCTGCTTTGAAGGCATCATCTACCAGTGATATTGTTCCTACCTTTGTAACTGCACGTCCAATGCTTGATGAAGACGTTGGGGCTAGCATTGAAAATAAGAGAGTCTCTGATAGTATGGATTTTTCTTCCTCTAAAGTATCCGAATCTACAGATCTTGAAAGTTCACATGTTGTAATCACCTTTGGTTCCAATGCATCTGCAAAAGCCATCGATAGCAATGaggtcactgttactaaatctGGTGCATCTGACCAGCAGTCTACTCTGGTCACAACTACCGATCTCTTCGATTCATCATCAAAATATGAAGGAGGTGGTGTTCCTGTACCTAGTTCAAAGGACAAAACTGCACTGGATCTCAGTAGGACAAAGAGTACTTCAGCTAAAGGGAGGAAAAAAAGACAAGAATTTCTTGAGAAGGCTGATGCTGCCGGGACAACTTCTGATCGCTACATAGCTTTTAAAAGTCCCGAGGAAAAGAAAGAGACAGTCGTACCTTCAGCAAGTGCAGAGAGCAATTGCACTGGGGTTGATTTGAAGCTGGTATCTCATGAGTCCCCTCAGGTGGATTCTACAGGAAGTGAGGAACTTGCACAGGATAAGGCTCAACTTGATGATTGGGAAGATGTTGCTGACAGCTGTGCACCAAAATTAGAAACTTCAAATAATGGCGAGAAGGCTCATGAAGGGTTAATAAATATCGAGAAAGATGGAAGTGGGAATATATCAAAGAAGTATTCCCGAGATTTCCTTCTTAAGTTTGCCGAGCAGTGTACTGATCTTCCACAAGGTTTTGAGATTGCTTCAGATATTGCAGAGCCCTTGATGACTCCCAATGTCAATGGCTCGCACCTTGTTGATCGTGATTCATATCCTAGTCCTGGAAGAAAAATGGATAGGCAATCTAGTGGATCTCGATTAGATCGACGTGGTAGTGGAATGGTGGATAACGAGAGATGGGTGAAACTACCTGGTTCTTTTAGGCCAGGAAGGGATTTGCGTCTTGATCCTAGTTATGGTGCTGCTGCAAGTTTTCAACCTGTCCAGGGAGGTAACTTTGGCATTGTAAGGCACCCACGAGCTCAAACATCGCTGCCATTTGTTGGAGGGATCCTTGCTGGACCAATGCACCCTATGGGTCTGCAAGGAGGGATGCCGAGAAATAGTCCCGATACTGACAGGTGGCAGCCTGTTGCTAACTATTCACAGAAGGGGTTGATTTCTTCACCACAAACACCATTACAGACGATGCACAGAGCTGCAAGAAAGTATGAAATGGGTAAAGTGACTGATGAGGAAACCTTAAAGCAAAGGCAACTAAAAGCCATTTTGAACAAACTAACTCCCCAAAACTTTGAGAAACTTTTTGAGCAAGTAAAAGCAGTGAACATTGACAATGCAGTTACACTCAAAGGTGTCATCTCACAAATCTTTGACAAAGCTTTGATGGAGCCTACTTTCTGTGAAATGTATGCGAACTTCTGTTATCATCTGGCAGGAGAGTTGCCTGATTTTAGTGAAGGCAATGAAAAGATTACTTTCAAGAGATTGCTGCTGAACAAGTGCCAGGAGGAATTTGAAAGAGGGGAGAGAGAGCAAGAAGAAGCAAATAAAGTTGAGGAAGTGGGTGAGGCTAAACGGTCTGAGGAGgaaagagaggagaagagagtcAAGGCACGGAGACGAATGTTGGGTAACATTAGACTTATTGGAGAGGTGTACAAGAAGAAAATGTTAACTGAGAGAAtcatgcatgaatgcatcaagAAATTACTTGGTGAATATGAGAATCCTGATGAAGAAGATATTGAGGCTTTGTGCAAATTAATGAGTACGATTGGAGAAATGATAGACTATCCCAAAGCAAAGGTGTATATGGATGCCTATTTTGAGAGGATGGCTAAGTTGTCAAACAATGTGAAATTATCTTCTAGGGTTAGGTTCATGTTGAAAGATGCTATTGATCTGAGAAAGAATAAGTGGCAGCAGAGGAGGAAAGTTGACGGGcctaaaaagattgaagaagtGCACAGAGATGCCGCTCAAGAGCGACAAGCACAAGCCAGTAGGCTTGCTCATGGTCCGGGCATCAATCCTGCTGCAAGAAGGGCACCCTCGGATTTTGGCCCACGAGCATCTGTGTTATCTTCTCCTGGTCCTCAGGTAGGTAGTTTCCGTGGGTCATCCACTCAGCTCCGTGGTTTTCGGGCTCAGGATGCTCGCATGGATGACAGGCTGCGTATTGAGACTAGGACTTTGTTAGTTCCCTTGCCTCAAAGACCAGTCGGTGATGATGCTATTGCGTTGGGCCCTCAGGGTGGCCTAGCTAGAGGGATGGGTTTTAGACGACCGCCAGCAATGCCAAGTACTCCCTTAGCTGATGTTTCTCCTATTTCTGGAGATTCTAGAAGATTGGCTGCTGGTTCGAATGGTTTTAGTTCTCTACCAGAGCGGGCTACTTATGGTTCTAGAGAGGAATTCATGCCAAGAGATATGAGAGAGAGATTTGCAGCGCCTGCTGCTTATGACCAGTTGAGTTCCCGGGAACCTGGCATGAATTTCAGTAATAGGGATTCGAGGAACCCAAATAGACCTCTTGCAGCATCTCCTGCACGAGGCCAAACATCAGGCTTCACTCAAAATACTTCTCCAGAAAGGGGCTGGTCTGAGGAGCGACTGCAGGAAATGTCTATGGCCACTATTAGAGAATTTTACAG tGCTAGAGATGAGAAAGAAGTTGCTTTGTGCATTAAAGATTTGAACTCTCAGAGCTTCCATCCGACAATGATTGCTCTTTGGGTAACAGACTCTTTCGAGAGAAAAGATATGGAACGGCATCTTTTGGCAAAGCTACTTGTCAATCTGGCAAGGTCCCGTGATGGTGTGTTGAGCCAAGATCAACTTGTTAAAGG GTTTGAATCTGTTCTCAGCACATTGGAGGATGTAGTGAATGATGCTCCGAAAGCTGCTGAATTTCTTGGTCATATCTTTGCCAAAATCATAGTAGAAAATGTGGTTACCCTGAATGAGATTGGACGTTTAATATATGATGGGGGAGAGGAGCCAGGGCGTCTACTAGAAACAGGGCTGGCTGCTGATGTTCTTGGAAGCACCTTGGGGGTAATTAACACAGAGAAAGGAGAAACTGTCTTGAATGAAATTCGAGCAAGTTCGAGCCTGCGATTGGAGGACTTTCGACCTCCACATTCTAACAAATCAAgtattttagaaaagtttatttaa
- the LOC105790302 gene encoding eukaryotic translation initiation factor 4G isoform X5 has product MSFKQSRSDKSEQQQYRKLGRSASSNQQQRTSSGVYGEGGGGGPAPSSSFSSSSSSSRSFKKSNNAQGGQPRVNTPAVNSTESSNASAARNIQTGARVQPQLQGASNMPVASGVAKPVGPPANQRSTQAVPKAPTSQSATLSSDSSFSTHPTKGDASQAFSLQFGSISPGSMNGMQIPAQTSSAPPNLDEQKRDQAFHGSSVKSVSNLPTTVPRQQLPRKDSVATGQSNSGEAHPMPMVKKDVQASAGPAVNQTQKSSHLNIPMASMQMPFHHQPQVPMQFGVTNPHIQSQSPSVSATSIQMPLYMPIPMENDPQVMQQQLLVPGLSPHPLPLQGMMHQGQGLSYTPPLGGQLAPQLGNLGMGIAPQYPQQQGGKFSVPRKTTVKITHPLTREELRLNKQTDTYLDSGSSGPRSHPIAPSQSQPVPSFAPHSINYYSNPYNTNSIFYPPPNTLQLSSSQIAVAPNAQGLRFNYPVGQSLQNISYMNSAAGHGSLPANKPVNLKHGTLESPSVELACDVHDVASSASSGITQVTVKPAIVSAGEKVTDSSLSINLPPVEKVGSLKSSVPSSDGSLSQAQRDLDTCQESSVQQPKCESESLASNSLPATAKRVQATNLDEFVSPAPAAMSEESVRVVVSNDSGRDSLTYSNSVKDYQKKPGKEGHIQPPNQSMSTSYLASHTAEHSMSSDSAVSDTIRAKTALVSSSAAYVLPQPTKKLTSINGSSTSSIDLRTDRKREGLTSDSSEVSGTGSNVDCLDMVQHANIDGSSKLDEQLKPEINRIKDPLKSMELESDQNSALKASSTSDIVPTFVTARPMLDEDVGASIENKRVSDSMDFSSSKVSESTDLESSHVVITFGSNASAKAIDSNEVTVTKSGASDQQSTLVTTTDLFDSSSKYEGGGVPVPSSKDKTALDLSRTKSTSAKGRKKRQEFLEKADAAGTTSDRYIAFKSPEEKKETVVPSASAESNCTGVDLKLVSHESPQVDSTGSEELAQDKAQLDDWEDVADSCAPKLETSNNGEKAHEGLINIEKDGSGNISKKYSRDFLLKFAEQCTDLPQGFEIASDIAEPLMTPNVNGSHLVDRDSYPSPGRKMDRQSSGSRLDRRGSGMVDNERWVKLPGSFRPGRDLRLDPSYGAAASFQPVQGGNFGIVRHPRAQTSLPFVGGILAGPMHPMGLQGGMPRNSPDTDRWQPVANYSQKGLISSPQTPLQTMHRAARKYEMGKVTDEETLKQRQLKAILNKLTPQNFEKLFEQVKAVNIDNAVTLKGVISQIFDKALMEPTFCEMYANFCYHLAGELPDFSEGNEKITFKRLLLNKCQEEFERGEREQEEANKVEEVGEAKRSEEEREEKRVKARRRMLGNIRLIGEVYKKKMLTERIMHECIKKLLGEYENPDEEDIEALCKLMSTIGEMIDYPKAKVYMDAYFERMAKLSNNVKLSSRVRFMLKDAIDLRKNKWQQRRKVDGPKKIEEVHRDAAQERQAQASRLAHGPGINPAARRAPSDFGPRASVLSSPGPQVGSFRGSSTQLRGFRAQDARMDDRLRIETRTLLVPLPQRPVGDDAIALGPQGGLARGMGFRRPPAMPSTPLADVSPISGDSRRLAAGSNGFSSLPERATYGSREEFMPRDMRERFAAPAAYDQLSSREPGMNFSNRDSRNPNRPLAASPARGQTSGFTQNTSPERGWSEERLQEMSMATIREFYSARDEKEVALCIKDLNSQSFHPTMIALWVTDSFERKDMERHLLAKLLVNLARSRDGVLSQDQLVKGFESVLSTLEDVVNDAPKAAEFLGHIFAKIIVENVVTLNEIGRLIYDGGEEPGRLLETGLAADVLGSTLGVINTEKGETVLNEIRASSSLRLEDFRPPHSNKSSILEKFI; this is encoded by the exons TTTTAAGAAGTCTAACAATGCACAAGGAGGGCAACCTAGGGTAAATACTCCGGCTGTAAATTCTACTGAGTCTAGTAATGCTTCTGCTGCTCGTAATATACAAACTGGTGCACGTGTACAGCCCCAATTGCAAG GAGCATCCAATATGCCGGTTGCAAGTGGTGTTGCCAAGCCGGTTGGCCCACCTGCCAATCAGAGAAGCACCCAAGCTGTTCCGAAGGCTCCAACTTCTCAATCTGCCACCTTGAGTTCTGACAGTAGTTTTTCCACACACCCCACAAAGG GAGATGCATCCCAAGCATTCTCTTTACAGTTTGGGTCCATAAGTCCTGGTTCAATGAACGGAATGCAG ATTCCAGCACAAACTAGCTCAGCACCCCCAAATTTGGATGAGCAGAAACGCGATCAG GCATTCCATGGTTCTTCTGTTAAATCTGTGTCAAATTTGCCCACTACTGTTCCTAGGCAGCAGCTACCGAGAAAAGATTCAGTTGCAACTGGCCAATCTAATTCTGGGGAGGCTCACCCCATGCCCATGGTCAAAAAAGATGTACAAGCCTCTGCAGGACCCGCTGTGAACCAGACACAGAAGTCATCTCATCTTAATATTCCCATGGCCTCAATGCAAATGCCATTTCATCACCAACCTCAGGTTCCCATGCAATTTGGTGTGACTAATCCACATATTCAGTCTCAGTCTCCGAGTGTAAGTGCTACTTCAATCCAGATGCCATTGTATATGCCAATACCGATGGAAAATGACCCTCAGGTGATGCAGCAGCAACTTTTAGTCCCAGGTCTTTCGCCTCACCCATTGCCACTTCAGGGAATGATGCATCAGGGTCAGGGCTTGAGTTACACACCACCTTTGGGTGGTCAGCTTGCACCCCAATTGGGCAACTTGGGAATGGGCATTGCCCCTCAGTATCCTCAACAGCAAGGAGGGAAGTTCAGTGTTCCTCGAAAAACTACTGTCAAGATTACACACCCTTTGACTCGCGAAGAATTAAGGCTTAATAAACAAACAGATACATATTTAGACAGTGGGTCATCAGGTCCAAGGTCTCATCCTATTGCGCCTTCTCAATCCCAACCAGTTCCATCATTTGCTCCTCATTCAATCAACTATTATTCCAATCCCTACAATACCAATTCTATCTTTTATCCACCTCCAAATACTCTGCAATTGTCTAGTAGCCAGATAGCAGTAGCACCAAATGCCCAAGGGCTGAGATTTAATTATCCTGTTGGCCAGAGTCTTCAAAACATTTCTTATATGAACTCAGCAGCTGGCCATGGTTCACTTCCAGCTAATAAACCCGTAAATCTTAAACATGGTACTTTAGAATCACCAAGTGTGGAACTGGCATGTGATGTTCACGATGTAGCATCCTCTGCTTCATCTGGCATAACACAGGTTACAGTCAAGCCAGCAATTGTTTCTGCTGGAGAAAAGGTGACAGATTCAtctttatcaattaatttgCCCCCTGTTGAAAAGGTTGGATCACTAAAATCTTCAGTACCATCTAGTGACGGTAGCTTATCTCAGGCTCAAAGAGATTTGGATACTTGTCAAGAGAGCTCTGTACAGCAGCCAAAATGTGAAAGTGAATCATTAGCATCCAATTCATTGCCAGCTACAGCAAAAAGAGTTCAAGCAACTAACTTGGATGAGTTCGTATCTCCTGCTCCAGCTGCTATGTCTGAGGAGTCAGTTCGGGTTGTTGTCAGTAATGACAGCGGGAGGGACAGTTTGACCTACTCTAACTCTGTAAAAGATTATCAGAAGAAGCCGGGTAAGGAAGGACATATTCAGCCACCAAATCAG TCCATGTCAACATCCTACTTGGCTTCCCACACTGCAGAACACAGTATGTCCTCAGACAGTGCAGTCTCTGACACTATAAGGGCCAAAACAGCTTTAGTATCATCATCAGCTGCTTATGTTTTGCCACAACCTACCAAGAAGTTAACATCAATTAATGGTTCTTCAACTTCTTCTATAGATCTGAGGACAGACAGGAAGAGAGAAGGCTTAACCTCTGATTCATCTGAAGTTTCTGGTACTGGCAGTAATGTTGATTGCTTGGACATGGTTCAGCATGCTAATATAGATGGTTCTTCCAAGCTTGATGAGCAACTGAAACCTGAAATTAATAGAATTAAGGATCCCTTGAAATCTATGGAGCTTGAATCCGATCAGAATTCTGCTTTGAAGGCATCATCTACCAGTGATATTGTTCCTACCTTTGTAACTGCACGTCCAATGCTTGATGAAGACGTTGGGGCTAGCATTGAAAATAAGAGAGTCTCTGATAGTATGGATTTTTCTTCCTCTAAAGTATCCGAATCTACAGATCTTGAAAGTTCACATGTTGTAATCACCTTTGGTTCCAATGCATCTGCAAAAGCCATCGATAGCAATGaggtcactgttactaaatctGGTGCATCTGACCAGCAGTCTACTCTGGTCACAACTACCGATCTCTTCGATTCATCATCAAAATATGAAGGAGGTGGTGTTCCTGTACCTAGTTCAAAGGACAAAACTGCACTGGATCTCAGTAGGACAAAGAGTACTTCAGCTAAAGGGAGGAAAAAAAGACAAGAATTTCTTGAGAAGGCTGATGCTGCCGGGACAACTTCTGATCGCTACATAGCTTTTAAAAGTCCCGAGGAAAAGAAAGAGACAGTCGTACCTTCAGCAAGTGCAGAGAGCAATTGCACTGGGGTTGATTTGAAGCTGGTATCTCATGAGTCCCCTCAGGTGGATTCTACAGGAAGTGAGGAACTTGCACAGGATAAGGCTCAACTTGATGATTGGGAAGATGTTGCTGACAGCTGTGCACCAAAATTAGAAACTTCAAATAATGGCGAGAAGGCTCATGAAGGGTTAATAAATATCGAGAAAGATGGAAGTGGGAATATATCAAAGAAGTATTCCCGAGATTTCCTTCTTAAGTTTGCCGAGCAGTGTACTGATCTTCCACAAGGTTTTGAGATTGCTTCAGATATTGCAGAGCCCTTGATGACTCCCAATGTCAATGGCTCGCACCTTGTTGATCGTGATTCATATCCTAGTCCTGGAAGAAAAATGGATAGGCAATCTAGTGGATCTCGATTAGATCGACGTGGTAGTGGAATGGTGGATAACGAGAGATGGGTGAAACTACCTGGTTCTTTTAGGCCAGGAAGGGATTTGCGTCTTGATCCTAGTTATGGTGCTGCTGCAAGTTTTCAACCTGTCCAGGGAGGTAACTTTGGCATTGTAAGGCACCCACGAGCTCAAACATCGCTGCCATTTGTTGGAGGGATCCTTGCTGGACCAATGCACCCTATGGGTCTGCAAGGAGGGATGCCGAGAAATAGTCCCGATACTGACAGGTGGCAGCCTGTTGCTAACTATTCACAGAAGGGGTTGATTTCTTCACCACAAACACCATTACAGACGATGCACAGAGCTGCAAGAAAGTATGAAATGGGTAAAGTGACTGATGAGGAAACCTTAAAGCAAAGGCAACTAAAAGCCATTTTGAACAAACTAACTCCCCAAAACTTTGAGAAACTTTTTGAGCAAGTAAAAGCAGTGAACATTGACAATGCAGTTACACTCAAAGGTGTCATCTCACAAATCTTTGACAAAGCTTTGATGGAGCCTACTTTCTGTGAAATGTATGCGAACTTCTGTTATCATCTGGCAGGAGAGTTGCCTGATTTTAGTGAAGGCAATGAAAAGATTACTTTCAAGAGATTGCTGCTGAACAAGTGCCAGGAGGAATTTGAAAGAGGGGAGAGAGAGCAAGAAGAAGCAAATAAAGTTGAGGAAGTGGGTGAGGCTAAACGGTCTGAGGAGgaaagagaggagaagagagtcAAGGCACGGAGACGAATGTTGGGTAACATTAGACTTATTGGAGAGGTGTACAAGAAGAAAATGTTAACTGAGAGAAtcatgcatgaatgcatcaagAAATTACTTGGTGAATATGAGAATCCTGATGAAGAAGATATTGAGGCTTTGTGCAAATTAATGAGTACGATTGGAGAAATGATAGACTATCCCAAAGCAAAGGTGTATATGGATGCCTATTTTGAGAGGATGGCTAAGTTGTCAAACAATGTGAAATTATCTTCTAGGGTTAGGTTCATGTTGAAAGATGCTATTGATCTGAGAAAGAATAAGTGGCAGCAGAGGAGGAAAGTTGACGGGcctaaaaagattgaagaagtGCACAGAGATGCCGCTCAAGAGCGACAAGCACAAGCCAGTAGGCTTGCTCATGGTCCGGGCATCAATCCTGCTGCAAGAAGGGCACCCTCGGATTTTGGCCCACGAGCATCTGTGTTATCTTCTCCTGGTCCTCAGGTAGGTAGTTTCCGTGGGTCATCCACTCAGCTCCGTGGTTTTCGGGCTCAGGATGCTCGCATGGATGACAGGCTGCGTATTGAGACTAGGACTTTGTTAGTTCCCTTGCCTCAAAGACCAGTCGGTGATGATGCTATTGCGTTGGGCCCTCAGGGTGGCCTAGCTAGAGGGATGGGTTTTAGACGACCGCCAGCAATGCCAAGTACTCCCTTAGCTGATGTTTCTCCTATTTCTGGAGATTCTAGAAGATTGGCTGCTGGTTCGAATGGTTTTAGTTCTCTACCAGAGCGGGCTACTTATGGTTCTAGAGAGGAATTCATGCCAAGAGATATGAGAGAGAGATTTGCAGCGCCTGCTGCTTATGACCAGTTGAGTTCCCGGGAACCTGGCATGAATTTCAGTAATAGGGATTCGAGGAACCCAAATAGACCTCTTGCAGCATCTCCTGCACGAGGCCAAACATCAGGCTTCACTCAAAATACTTCTCCAGAAAGGGGCTGGTCTGAGGAGCGACTGCAGGAAATGTCTATGGCCACTATTAGAGAATTTTACAG tGCTAGAGATGAGAAAGAAGTTGCTTTGTGCATTAAAGATTTGAACTCTCAGAGCTTCCATCCGACAATGATTGCTCTTTGGGTAACAGACTCTTTCGAGAGAAAAGATATGGAACGGCATCTTTTGGCAAAGCTACTTGTCAATCTGGCAAGGTCCCGTGATGGTGTGTTGAGCCAAGATCAACTTGTTAAAGG GTTTGAATCTGTTCTCAGCACATTGGAGGATGTAGTGAATGATGCTCCGAAAGCTGCTGAATTTCTTGGTCATATCTTTGCCAAAATCATAGTAGAAAATGTGGTTACCCTGAATGAGATTGGACGTTTAATATATGATGGGGGAGAGGAGCCAGGGCGTCTACTAGAAACAGGGCTGGCTGCTGATGTTCTTGGAAGCACCTTGGGGGTAATTAACACAGAGAAAGGAGAAACTGTCTTGAATGAAATTCGAGCAAGTTCGAGCCTGCGATTGGAGGACTTTCGACCTCCACATTCTAACAAATCAAgtattttagaaaagtttatttaa